CCTGCCCCATCGATCCAAAATTTAATCAATAACTGTTGCTCCTCGGTCAAGGGCTCTTTGCCCTCTGGCGGCATGATGTCGTCATGACCCGCAGGCAGACTGATCCGCTTGAAAAGTTCACTGGCTGAGGCATCGCCCGCCACGATCAGATGACCGCTTTCTCCGCCTTTCAGGTATTCCTCTATGGAGGAAAAAGAAAGTTTGCCCTTCTGCTTTTCACTGCTGTGGCAACTCATGCAACGATCCCGCATGATTGGGTGTATTACATCACCAAAGAGCTGCGCTTGTTGGATGTCGGTCACCTTCGGCCTGGCCAGTGGATCTACTGGCTTAGGGATGAAAGGCGCATATTTGGTCAGATAGTCCGAGCCGTGGGTCATGTTTCCGCCCAGATGCCCGGTGGCACTCATGGCGATCATCATCACCGCCAGCAGGCCGAGGTAGAGCTGAGTCTGCACTTTGGTAAAATCCACCCAACGCGTCTTGAGCAACAGTGCCGCTGCAGCAACCACCGTAGTGATGATCCCCGCCCACATGTGTGCGTCGAGCATATCGGGTGCATAGTCGCCGCTCGTGCCGAGCATGTAGCCCAGCACACTGGCCGCTACCGCACTGGCTACCCCGAGCAGCAATGAGAATATAATGGCGGGGCGAACGTTGGTCAGCCAGCCGAGTCGCTCGGCGACCTCCATCAGTGCTCCGATCATCAAAAAACCAATCGGCAGGTGTACGATCAGCGGGTGAAACCGCCCGAAAAAGAGTATTAAGTTTGATTCTTCCATTGTTCTTTATGCTATGCTTACTTCATCCAACTACACCCGCTCTAGTTTTAGCGGTGCAGATTTATTTGCATTCCATTGGCAGATGTAGAGGTTTTTGTCCTCGTCGATGCACACGTCATGGCCATGCAATATTGGCTTTTCGGGCAACTGAAAACTAGGCTGCAGTGCTCCCTTTTTGTACTCCGGTGCGGTACCGCCGGGATTGGACACCACCTTGTCGCCCTCCAGTACCGTCACAAATCCCGTGTGTAGGAGCCAATTGTAATAGCCATTGGCCTCTGGTGACGACCAGCAGACGCCAGCGTACAGGTTGTCGTCATCGATCACGGCTCGGCACATAAACATGTTGTTCAAATAGACCTTCTTCACGAATTTTCCATCAAGGGTGTACCACTTGTAGGTGCTTTCGTTGCGTGACGAGCACACCACCATGGGCTGCTTCGGGTCGCGTAGGTCGAGGGTCACCCCGTGGGCATTTTTCAGGTTGTAATTCGGATCTTTGTTGCCATGCCCACCCCAGTGGCGGATGTACTCGCCACGGCTGTTGTACTGGATGATGTAGTCCATGCCATAGCCGTCCGCTACATAGATGTCGCCATTGGGTGCGACGGCCACCTCCGTGGGACGGAATGGATCTCCTTCCTTGTAAACCCCGATCGTCTGCGGATGCCCGATATCGAAGATGACTTTACCATCGACAGTCGTCTTGGCTACCCGACCATTGTGAGGCGTCCACTGCCCCTCCTTGTTGAGAAACCAGCCTGAGTCCGTCAGGTAGAGAAAATCCTCCTCGCCCTCCTGTGACAAGGTCAATCCATGCCCTCCAGGATAGGCTGTACCCCAATAATCCAGCAGTTTGCCTGACTTGTCAAAAATCAGGATGTTGTTCTTAGGATGATCGCCCATCATGATCAATCGGCCCT
The DNA window shown above is from Reichenbachiella sp. 5M10 and carries:
- a CDS encoding c-type cytochrome domain-containing protein, which produces MEESNLILFFGRFHPLIVHLPIGFLMIGALMEVAERLGWLTNVRPAIIFSLLLGVASAVAASVLGYMLGTSGDYAPDMLDAHMWAGIITTVVAAAALLLKTRWVDFTKVQTQLYLGLLAVMMIAMSATGHLGGNMTHGSDYLTKYAPFIPKPVDPLARPKVTDIQQAQLFGDVIHPIMRDRCMSCHSSEKQKGKLSFSSIEEYLKGGESGHLIVAGDASASELFKRISLPAGHDDIMPPEGKEPLTEEQQLLIKFWIDGAGANFDTLLSQVEVPEEVMTAASHYLGLSGDGEQMLALDSIAPKDLEQLRLMGFEVRELAAGSYALDVTLPSGKANPSDIMRYLDALDKVREHVIWLAMDDSGLSDEYLVHFAGYPNLRSLKLSNNAITDAGIKQLSGLPVLEKLNLYGTGVTVSSMDHLRRLPALQVVYVWQTGIDEEAIHEWHSEHEKPRLVSGS
- a CDS encoding 6-bladed beta-propeller; its protein translation is MKTRRNFIKKTSLVAGLAAALPSMSFNVITKRAEPELILGHGDYQYKLVRDWAQLSAVRNPLLNCHEMVMDSKGRLIMMGDHPKNNILIFDKSGKLLDYWGTAYPGGHGLTLSQEGEEDFLYLTDSGWFLNKEGQWTPHNGRVAKTTVDGKVIFDIGHPQTIGVYKEGDPFRPTEVAVAPNGDIYVADGYGMDYIIQYNSRGEYIRHWGGHGNKDPNYNLKNAHGVTLDLRDPKQPMVVCSSRNESTYKWYTLDGKFVKKVYLNNMFMCRAVIDDDNLYAGVCWSSPEANGYYNWLLHTGFVTVLEGDKVVSNPGGTAPEYKKGALQPSFQLPEKPILHGHDVCIDEDKNLYICQWNANKSAPLKLERV